The following coding sequences lie in one Methanobacterium alcaliphilum genomic window:
- a CDS encoding transglutaminase-like domain-containing protein, which translates to MTPTTSVATTTSNSSTTKSTSSVSTTTNKTTVQYYKITVKVPYKHYYKKKIKVAHKRWYKKRYKKWYKSYYKYKGRYYSKLRYTWKYKWARKTYYTYKYKWTYQTKYKTVTKYTTTKPAATATASTVSENSAYLKPTKNCQVTDGTIKTQAKALTKGLTSTKAKATKIFNYVRDKVKYSFYYNSKYGAKKTLKYKKGNCVDQSHLLIALMRAAGIKSRYMHVKGKFSSGKTYGHVIGEVYVGGKWLRADATSSRNSLGTVRSWTLKKLNGRYISLPF; encoded by the coding sequence GTGACCCCGACTACCAGTGTTGCCACAACCACCAGTAATTCTTCAACAACCAAAAGCACTTCCAGTGTTTCAACTACAACCAATAAGACCACTGTTCAATACTACAAAATAACAGTGAAAGTACCATACAAACACTACTACAAAAAAAAGATTAAAGTGGCTCACAAGAGATGGTACAAAAAGCGTTATAAAAAATGGTACAAAAGCTACTACAAATACAAGGGCAGATACTACTCAAAATTGAGATACACGTGGAAGTACAAGTGGGCTAGAAAGACTTACTACACTTACAAATACAAATGGACTTACCAGACCAAGTATAAAACAGTGACCAAGTACACTACCACTAAACCGGCAGCAACCGCGACCGCGAGTACTGTATCCGAAAACAGCGCTTATCTAAAACCGACTAAAAACTGTCAAGTGACAGACGGTACTATAAAGACCCAGGCCAAAGCTTTAACCAAAGGATTGACCAGCACCAAAGCCAAGGCAACCAAGATCTTCAATTATGTTCGAGATAAGGTCAAGTACAGTTTCTACTACAACAGTAAATACGGGGCAAAGAAAACTTTAAAATACAAAAAAGGTAACTGTGTAGACCAGTCCCACTTATTAATTGCTTTAATGCGTGCAGCAGGGATTAAATCCAGATACATGCACGTCAAAGGAAAATTCAGCAGTGGGAAAACCTACGGCCATGTGATTGGCGAAGTATATGTAGGTGGAAAATGGTTAAGAGCAGATGCTACAAGTTCACGTAACAGTTTAGGAACCGTAAGAAGTTGGACTCTTAAAAAACTAAACGGCAGGTACATATCACTACCGTTTTAA
- a CDS encoding transglutaminase-like domain-containing protein, whose translation MGSCRYGGGKISRKLELIFVFTICIAFLGVNGIHAESANQSSLDNANSSSGSIGQSSANNNSSESDEDGDNSATKTKSSMSLLASDPSTNTATSNVTVNNTNSTTKYYTVTVKVPYKYWYKKKVKVAHKRYYKKRFKAKYKQYYKTWYKYQGKYYSKWKYTYKYKWTYKWVKKVYYTYKYKWTYKIKYKTVTKTTTTPPNSTSTVNAATTSNYLKSSDNCQVSSSTIQAKAKSLTKGLTTTKAKATKIFNWVRDNLKYSFYYNTKYGAVKTLKYMKGNCVDHSHLLVALMRAAGIKSRYMHVKGKFNSGSTYGHVIAEVYVGGKWLKADATSYRNTLGTIKSWTLVKLKGRYTSLPF comes from the coding sequence TTGGGATCTTGTAGATATGGAGGCGGTAAAATTTCGCGAAAATTAGAATTAATTTTCGTTTTTACAATATGTATTGCTTTTTTAGGAGTAAATGGAATACACGCAGAAAGCGCAAATCAAAGTTCCCTGGATAACGCCAACTCATCCAGCGGAAGTATAGGGCAAAGTTCAGCAAACAATAATTCAAGCGAATCTGACGAAGATGGCGACAATTCAGCAACCAAGACAAAATCAAGTATGAGTTTACTTGCCAGTGATCCTTCAACTAACACTGCAACTTCCAATGTTACAGTCAATAATACCAATAGTACGACGAAATATTACACAGTGACCGTGAAAGTACCATATAAGTACTGGTACAAGAAGAAGGTCAAAGTTGCCCACAAAAGATACTACAAAAAACGGTTCAAAGCAAAGTATAAACAGTACTATAAAACCTGGTATAAATACCAGGGCAAATATTATTCCAAGTGGAAATACACCTATAAATACAAATGGACCTACAAATGGGTTAAGAAGGTTTATTACACCTATAAATACAAATGGACGTATAAGATCAAGTATAAAACGGTGACTAAAACCACGACAACACCACCAAATAGCACGTCCACAGTTAATGCAGCAACCACTAGTAATTACTTAAAGTCCAGTGATAATTGTCAGGTGAGTTCTAGTACTATTCAAGCCAAAGCCAAATCTTTAACCAAGGGATTAACAACTACCAAAGCCAAGGCAACCAAGATATTTAACTGGGTAAGAGACAACCTGAAATACAGTTTCTACTACAACACCAAATACGGTGCAGTTAAAACATTAAAATACATGAAAGGTAACTGTGTAGATCACTCACACCTACTCGTTGCTTTAATGCGCGCAGCTGGGATTAAATCCAGATACATGCACGTTAAAGGAAAATTCAACAGCGGAAGTACCTACGGCCACGTTATAGCTGAGGTATACGTAGGTGGGAAATGGTTAAAAGCAGATGCCACCAGCTACCGTAACACACTGGGAACCATAAAAAGTTGGACTCTTGTTAAATTAAAAGGTAGATACACGTCACTACCCTTTTAA
- a CDS encoding transglutaminase-like domain-containing protein — protein MENANTSNEELQQIPTTNETQSTANNSSTSNETTATTSTSTMANTSTTKELAAGTNDTNKTTYYTVTTKVPYKYWYKKKVKVANTKYVRKYVKQPYKKYYKSWYKYKGKYYFKWKYSYKYKWTYKWVKKVTYTYKYKWFYTIKYKTVTTTTTTPPANTSSTVSGSTNATSVPGSEYLKSTTNCQVTDSTIKAKAAALTKGLTSTSAKATKIFNWVRDNLKYSFYYNTKYGAVNTLKNMQGNCVDHTHLLIALLRAAGIKSRYMHVKAKFNSGSTYGHVIAEVYVDGKWLKADATSYSNTLGTIKSWSLVENKGRYISLPF, from the coding sequence TTGGAAAACGCCAATACATCCAACGAAGAATTACAACAAATTCCGACAACAAACGAAACTCAAAGTACAGCTAATAACAGTAGTACCAGTAATGAAACAACAGCAACTACCAGTACTAGTACCATGGCTAATACCAGCACTACTAAAGAACTGGCTGCAGGAACTAACGACACCAATAAGACTACTTACTATACAGTAACAACTAAAGTACCATACAAATACTGGTACAAGAAGAAAGTCAAAGTTGCTAATACCAAATACGTCAGAAAGTACGTTAAACAGCCTTATAAAAAGTACTATAAATCATGGTACAAATACAAAGGTAAGTACTATTTTAAGTGGAAATACTCTTACAAGTACAAGTGGACCTATAAATGGGTTAAGAAGGTTACTTATACCTACAAGTATAAGTGGTTTTACACTATCAAGTACAAGACAGTGACCACAACTACCACTACTCCACCAGCCAATACATCCAGTACAGTTAGCGGATCAACCAATGCTACTTCTGTGCCGGGTAGTGAATATTTAAAATCCACTACAAATTGTCAGGTGACAGATAGTACTATTAAGGCAAAAGCTGCAGCTTTAACCAAAGGATTAACATCCACCAGTGCTAAGGCAACCAAGATATTTAACTGGGTCAGAGACAACTTGAAATACAGTTTCTACTACAACACCAAATACGGTGCAGTTAATACCTTAAAGAACATGCAGGGTAACTGTGTAGATCACACACACTTGCTGATAGCTTTACTGCGTGCAGCAGGAATTAAATCCAGATACATGCACGTTAAAGCAAAATTCAACAGTGGAAGTACCTACGGTCACGTTATAGCCGAAGTATATGTGGACGGTAAATGGTTAAAAGCAGATGCCACCAGCTATAGTAACACTCTGGGAACCATTAAAAGTTGGAGTCTTGTAGAGAATAAAGGCAGATATATATCGTTGCCATTTTAG
- a CDS encoding transglutaminase domain-containing protein — translation MRIAVVLALCFAFLSSTAIYGIDTEQSVNFTGTPSETALSSITGNAVSTENESDSVETPVIVTNNSSELEKVNNDSEKTLNESQYNSTISSNNNTTKEEIKAAGTTSSKNSVTISIASIKSAAITVKAYIEKNKKLPSYVTIANQKFSMSQFLYLLAKGTRNLNSGITSSIILKSVSGPSSPSGSSKVGNIKKSAYITIAGNVATYIEKYGKAPNYARSSLGNIQYQKLIYTLSKIIAFHQTNKRLPQYVSVTSISIKMNSSSADTSSVVNKINDAYAGEILANYLKATTNCQVNDANIKALAASITKGSTSTLDKATKIFNWVRDNLKYDFYYNTKYGATKTLQIKKANCVDHTHLLVALSRAAGLSARYVHGTCKFNSGSTYGHVWAQIYVNGVWYAGDATSYNNKLGTINNWNVSSAVIKGKYVTLPF, via the coding sequence ATGCGAATAGCAGTTGTACTAGCATTATGCTTCGCTTTTTTGAGTTCCACCGCAATTTATGGAATAGACACAGAACAATCAGTTAATTTCACCGGAACCCCAAGTGAAACTGCTTTAAGCAGTATCACCGGTAATGCGGTTTCAACTGAAAATGAATCAGATTCGGTTGAAACGCCCGTTATAGTCACAAACAATTCATCAGAACTCGAAAAAGTGAATAATGATTCCGAGAAAACTCTAAATGAATCACAATATAATTCAACCATCTCCTCAAATAATAATACTACAAAAGAAGAAATAAAAGCAGCAGGGACTACATCTAGTAAAAATTCAGTGACAATCAGCATAGCCAGCATTAAAAGTGCTGCCATTACAGTTAAAGCATACATTGAAAAAAACAAGAAACTGCCCAGTTATGTTACTATCGCTAATCAGAAATTTAGTATGAGCCAATTCTTATACTTACTGGCCAAGGGAACCAGAAACCTGAATAGTGGGATAACTAGTAGTATTATATTAAAATCTGTATCCGGTCCTTCCAGTCCAAGTGGAAGTTCTAAGGTAGGGAATATAAAGAAAAGTGCATACATTACCATTGCAGGGAATGTGGCAACTTATATAGAAAAATATGGTAAAGCACCAAATTATGCCCGTAGTTCACTAGGAAATATTCAGTACCAAAAATTAATATACACACTGTCAAAGATAATAGCTTTCCATCAAACAAACAAGCGTTTGCCCCAGTATGTATCTGTAACTAGCATCTCAATTAAGATGAATTCAAGTTCAGCAGATACCAGTAGTGTTGTAAATAAAATAAACGATGCTTATGCTGGAGAAATACTTGCAAATTATTTGAAAGCTACCACCAATTGCCAGGTAAACGACGCCAATATTAAAGCTCTGGCGGCTTCTATAACCAAAGGATCGACGTCAACTTTGGATAAAGCAACCAAGATCTTTAACTGGGTCAGAGACAACCTAAAATACGATTTCTACTACAACACCAAATACGGAGCAACGAAAACTCTACAGATTAAAAAGGCAAATTGTGTAGACCATACTCACCTATTAGTGGCCTTATCCCGTGCAGCAGGATTATCTGCAAGATACGTACATGGAACATGTAAATTCAATAGTGGAAGTACATATGGACATGTCTGGGCACAGATTTATGTAAATGGAGTTTGGTACGCCGGTGATGCAACCAGTTATAACAACAAGTTAGGTACAATTAACAACTGGAATGTTTCATCTGCAGTTATAAAAGGTAAATATGTTACATTACCATTTTAA
- a CDS encoding sensor histidine kinase: MVEITKMEKEPVKPFPENGDIKLENFSDKRIKDALRLSKICSIIVITFALIIIIGWVFHIPLLQGIVFDSPPTKFNTSLLFLALGTSLYLLNTRRENKTINTLVKIISIIVFIAGFLTLLQHLFNIYLPFDQFFFQSSVDDLTPTRPRFLSSIIFIFLGIALYLLTAKKYVKYAQIIAFSCALIAYTGFMTYLLDLGSIPNPNIYTQMAFFTSILHIILCTGLLTLYPKEGIMASLHRDSPGSYMGRILLPSSVIILTIIGFFVSKGERAELYNTYFGEVILVGLAVGFLFTIIIWLAHRLNQLDLTRKKFETRIVDMEKFFEDVINGIVEGILVVNKDHKVQYVNNGMLKMFNVQSSYIINKDINNGIITSRMPDFYQYYMQAQEQLKPVFVESIESQLSSGKAYFSGWIIPHVEDEKFNGAIITASDVTITKEAEKLMKASLKEKELLLGEVHHRVKNNMQIISSLLRLQSSEVEDPESRNILLESQNRIKTMSIVHESLYQSENFSEIDMLNYINRLVKNLTITYSSSERVIFQVNSENIQLAIDTAIPVGLVINELVTNAIKHAFPDNRKGKIYIEFKKDPECYQLIVKDDGVGMPADIDLSSCTSLGWELVNGLVDQLSGTLTLNRENGTEITIRFKKIEYSPRL, translated from the coding sequence GTGGTTGAAATAACGAAAATGGAAAAAGAACCAGTGAAACCATTTCCAGAAAATGGGGATATTAAACTGGAAAATTTTTCAGATAAGCGCATTAAGGACGCATTGCGGCTTTCAAAGATCTGTTCAATAATCGTGATTACTTTTGCTCTGATAATTATTATAGGATGGGTTTTCCATATTCCTCTGCTGCAGGGGATAGTTTTTGATTCGCCGCCCACAAAATTTAACACGTCCCTATTATTTTTGGCTTTAGGTACTTCTCTCTATCTACTAAACACCCGACGGGAAAATAAAACCATTAACACCCTTGTGAAGATAATATCCATAATTGTATTCATTGCAGGGTTTTTAACATTATTACAGCACCTTTTTAATATTTACTTACCTTTTGACCAGTTTTTCTTCCAGTCATCTGTAGATGACCTGACGCCGACTCGGCCTCGTTTTTTAAGTTCTATAATATTCATTTTTCTGGGTATTGCCCTATACCTTTTAACGGCAAAAAAATATGTTAAATATGCTCAGATAATAGCTTTCTCATGTGCATTAATTGCCTATACTGGTTTCATGACTTATTTACTGGATTTAGGTAGTATTCCTAATCCTAATATCTACACTCAAATGGCTTTTTTCACCAGCATCCTCCACATAATATTATGCACTGGGTTGCTGACCCTATATCCTAAAGAGGGAATTATGGCGTCGCTTCACCGGGATAGTCCTGGTTCATATATGGGCCGGATACTGCTGCCGTCAAGTGTTATTATTTTAACTATAATCGGTTTTTTTGTATCTAAGGGTGAGAGGGCGGAACTATACAATACCTACTTTGGCGAAGTAATATTAGTAGGTCTAGCAGTTGGGTTTCTATTTACAATCATTATCTGGCTAGCCCATAGATTAAACCAGCTGGATCTTACCCGAAAAAAATTCGAAACCCGAATCGTAGATATGGAAAAATTCTTTGAGGATGTTATAAATGGCATAGTAGAAGGCATACTGGTTGTAAATAAAGACCATAAAGTCCAGTACGTTAATAACGGAATGTTGAAGATGTTCAATGTTCAATCATCATATATCATTAATAAAGACATTAATAATGGGATAATCACTTCCAGAATGCCTGATTTTTACCAGTATTATATGCAGGCTCAGGAACAATTAAAACCGGTATTTGTGGAATCCATAGAGTCACAGCTATCATCGGGAAAGGCCTATTTCAGTGGATGGATCATACCCCATGTGGAAGATGAGAAATTCAATGGAGCAATAATCACTGCATCTGATGTAACCATTACTAAAGAAGCAGAGAAATTAATGAAGGCATCCTTAAAAGAGAAAGAATTATTATTAGGCGAGGTCCACCACCGGGTTAAAAACAATATGCAGATCATTTCCAGTTTGCTTAGATTACAATCAAGTGAAGTGGAAGATCCAGAATCACGTAATATTCTCTTAGAAAGCCAGAACCGTATAAAAACCATGTCAATTGTACATGAAAGTTTATATCAGAGTGAAAACTTTTCAGAAATTGACATGTTGAATTATATAAATCGGCTGGTTAAAAACCTCACCATAACTTATAGCTCCAGCGAAAGAGTAATCTTCCAGGTAAACTCTGAAAATATTCAACTAGCCATTGATACGGCCATACCCGTGGGCCTTGTAATCAATGAACTGGTAACTAATGCCATAAAACACGCATTTCCAGATAATAGGAAAGGTAAAATATACATTGAATTTAAAAAAGACCCTGAATGCTATCAATTAATAGTTAAAGATGATGGGGTGGGCATGCCTGCAGATATTGATCTAAGTTCATGCACCAGTTTGGGATGGGAACTGGTCAATGGTCTGGTGGACCAGCTAAGCGGTACTTTAACCTTAAACCGTGAAAATGGTACTGAGATTACCATTCGCTTTAAAAAGATTGAATATTCGCCTAGATTATAG
- a CDS encoding MFS transporter codes for MIKNSRYWKSIRDFLSINDSRSYALVLAALASFLTPFVGSSITIALPEMASQLSMNTFLLGWIPTAYLLVLTVLLVPLGRLSDIYGRKNIFRMGIILFTISSFLAGFSPTGEVVLVLRIIQGIGSAMIFANVNAIVVSVFPVMERGKALGIAITGAYIGLFLGPVLGGILTENLGWRSIFFFNVPLGILTVYAVSKLKEEWAEAAGEKFDIKGTLILAGCIIPLIIGLSQLPDLFGMILIMVGLIMGIIFYKFESAEPSPLFDLKLFKNRAFSFNSLATLISYTAGYPIIFLLSLYLQYALGFNPQSAGLILAVQSLFIAFFASYAGRLSDEKNPRTIAGVGMVLIALGTLFLSLITQETSIWVIVILLALIGVGFALFGTPNTNMVISSVKKEYYGVASASISTMRVMGQIMGMAMALLIMNLYIGTANIGPTNMDSFISSVKVSFILFAVMCAVALLFTWKGGSSLNLDKSD; via the coding sequence ATGATAAAAAATTCCAGGTACTGGAAATCCATCAGGGACTTTTTAAGTATAAATGACTCAAGATCCTATGCTCTGGTACTGGCAGCACTGGCCTCATTTTTAACACCCTTTGTGGGATCATCCATCACCATTGCCCTACCAGAGATGGCCAGCCAACTATCCATGAATACCTTTCTTTTAGGGTGGATCCCCACTGCGTATCTTTTAGTTTTAACAGTTTTACTGGTGCCTCTGGGAAGATTATCGGATATATACGGCCGTAAAAATATATTCAGGATGGGGATTATATTATTCACAATATCCTCTTTTCTAGCAGGATTTTCCCCAACTGGTGAAGTGGTACTGGTTTTACGGATCATCCAGGGCATTGGTTCGGCCATGATATTTGCTAATGTCAATGCCATAGTGGTCTCAGTCTTCCCTGTAATGGAGCGGGGAAAAGCCCTGGGAATCGCCATCACTGGAGCATACATTGGATTATTCCTGGGGCCGGTTTTAGGAGGAATACTCACTGAAAATTTAGGATGGAGAAGTATATTCTTTTTCAACGTACCTTTAGGGATATTAACAGTTTATGCAGTTTCAAAATTAAAAGAAGAATGGGCCGAGGCAGCAGGGGAAAAATTTGATATCAAAGGCACCTTGATACTGGCAGGATGTATCATACCCTTAATCATTGGACTATCACAACTGCCTGATCTATTTGGAATGATCCTGATTATGGTGGGGTTGATAATGGGAATAATATTTTACAAATTTGAGTCAGCAGAACCAAGCCCACTTTTTGATTTAAAATTATTTAAAAACAGGGCCTTCAGCTTCAATAGTCTGGCCACACTCATAAGTTACACTGCAGGATACCCCATAATTTTCTTACTTAGTTTATACTTACAGTACGCATTGGGCTTTAACCCCCAGAGTGCAGGACTTATCCTGGCAGTACAATCCCTATTTATCGCATTTTTCGCCTCCTATGCCGGGAGACTATCTGATGAAAAAAACCCCAGAACCATCGCCGGTGTGGGAATGGTCCTGATAGCACTGGGCACACTATTTTTAAGTTTAATAACTCAGGAAACAAGCATATGGGTTATAGTAATTCTTTTAGCTTTAATTGGGGTAGGATTTGCTCTATTTGGAACGCCCAATACTAATATGGTTATAAGTTCTGTTAAAAAAGAATACTACGGTGTGGCCTCAGCTTCCATAAGTACCATGAGGGTCATGGGTCAAATAATGGGCATGGCTATGGCCCTGCTGATTATGAACCTTTACATAGGTACTGCGAATATTGGGCCGACTAATATGGATTCATTTATAAGCAGTGTAAAGGTATCATTTATTCTATTTGCCGTTATGTGTGCCGTAGCCCTTTTATTCACCTGGAAGGGAGGATCATCCCTAAATCTGGATAAATCAGATTAG
- a CDS encoding PqqD family protein — translation MITNLSVVSKTNKSVHCDLEDEVVILGLDDGVYYGLNPVGAFIWNYIQGLVKVEDIKDAILEEYDVEKDVCEKDLLELLEDLLDKGLIEVQE, via the coding sequence ATGATAACTAATTTATCTGTAGTTTCTAAAACCAATAAGTCTGTCCACTGCGACCTGGAAGATGAAGTTGTAATTTTAGGTTTAGATGATGGGGTCTACTATGGACTAAACCCGGTTGGGGCCTTTATCTGGAACTATATTCAAGGACTAGTTAAAGTGGAAGATATAAAAGATGCCATCTTAGAAGAATACGACGTTGAAAAAGATGTTTGTGAAAAAGACCTCCTGGAACTACTGGAAGATCTTTTAGATAAGGGGCTTATTGAGGTTCAGGAGTAG
- a CDS encoding lasso peptide biosynthesis B2 protein: MSTIHSFFKLDHTTRLLLIKAVTLQWFVRIMLWILPFTYIQKRIENQNNNSLVDSDIPIKKLIWAVKVTSRYTPRSTCLTRALTGQILLVRYHYSGKIMIGVSKNEGNFEAHAWLVSGEDIVLGESEKEFVPIMDVGKKQ; this comes from the coding sequence ATGTCAACAATCCACAGCTTCTTTAAATTAGATCATACAACCAGATTACTCTTAATAAAGGCAGTTACTTTACAGTGGTTTGTTAGAATCATGCTGTGGATTTTACCATTCACTTATATTCAAAAAAGAATAGAAAACCAAAATAATAATTCCCTGGTTGACTCAGATATTCCAATAAAAAAACTAATCTGGGCAGTAAAAGTGACCAGCAGATACACTCCCAGATCAACATGTCTCACCCGTGCACTGACTGGACAAATACTCTTAGTTAGGTATCATTATTCAGGTAAGATAATGATTGGTGTATCGAAAAATGAGGGCAACTTTGAAGCACACGCATGGTTGGTCAGTGGGGAAGATATTGTTCTGGGTGAATCTGAAAAAGAATTTGTTCCCATAATGGATGTGGGTAAAAAACAGTAA
- a CDS encoding lasso peptide isopeptide bond-forming cyclase, which translates to MSAITGIFYRDGRKVDPDLIKKMNDKLSHRGPDGSDIWCEGSVALGHQMLWTTPESLHEKLPFEEDGLVITADARIDNRDELSEELEIPDEEHISDSYFILKAYQKWGEDCPDKLLGDFAFAIWDQNKKKLFCARDHMGVKPFYYYLDDEKFVFGTEIKAILSISSIHFNLNEKKLLLYLTKELMDYTQTFYEKIYCLPASHFYLINTKKDTISKYWELNPKMKTLLGSEEEYKKAFLNIFSEAIRCRIRSSFPIGFNLSGGLDSSSIVCTTRKVLMDKKDVNIEFINTFSTVYNEIPESDERYYISKVLENDKIKSNFLFGDNNSPLKDIENILWFQDQPFISPHIVNDLQLYRKMKSQGIRVNLSGDGGDEIISHGGNYLRELLFSFKLKKFLKELYEYSNRDNYSKFKIIFSEVILTLIPYSLKKYIRLIFKRNKISIVNEKLLKEFEINKFDLDDLLDYLSKLDTKKYHYFTINNPLNQTIFGIMNRSSARYNIEGRYPFFDKRLVEFCYSLPTEMKIKYGWDRYIMRISMNNILPPEIQWRQKKADLNHVYKRNIILFEKPTIEKIIYNTKTIQKYLDTKKIQKSYEKYKLNNKKSLFDIWLVLVAYFWLKSKNFEIDD; encoded by the coding sequence ATGAGTGCAATTACAGGAATATTCTACAGAGATGGGAGAAAAGTTGATCCTGACCTCATTAAAAAGATGAATGATAAACTCTCACATCGTGGTCCTGATGGATCTGACATTTGGTGTGAAGGATCTGTGGCACTGGGCCATCAGATGCTCTGGACAACACCCGAATCACTTCATGAAAAATTACCCTTTGAAGAGGACGGGCTGGTGATTACTGCAGATGCCCGTATTGATAACCGCGATGAATTATCAGAAGAATTAGAAATACCTGATGAAGAACACATTTCCGATAGTTATTTTATTTTAAAGGCCTATCAGAAGTGGGGTGAAGATTGCCCTGATAAGTTACTGGGTGATTTTGCCTTTGCCATCTGGGACCAGAATAAAAAGAAGTTGTTTTGTGCCCGGGACCACATGGGCGTAAAGCCTTTTTACTATTATTTAGATGATGAAAAATTTGTTTTTGGGACGGAAATAAAGGCTATCCTATCAATCTCTTCAATTCATTTTAATTTAAATGAAAAAAAACTATTACTATATCTAACAAAAGAATTAATGGATTATACTCAAACATTCTATGAGAAAATTTATTGTTTACCAGCTTCACATTTCTATTTAATCAATACAAAAAAAGATACAATATCTAAATATTGGGAACTCAACCCAAAAATGAAAACACTGCTAGGTTCCGAAGAAGAATATAAAAAAGCTTTTCTTAACATTTTTTCTGAAGCTATTCGCTGTCGCATTAGAAGTAGTTTTCCTATAGGATTTAATCTAAGCGGAGGACTTGATTCTTCTTCTATTGTGTGTACAACAAGAAAAGTATTAATGGATAAAAAAGATGTTAATATTGAATTTATTAATACTTTTTCCACAGTCTACAATGAAATTCCAGAATCCGATGAAAGATATTATATTTCAAAAGTTTTAGAAAATGATAAAATTAAATCTAATTTTTTATTTGGAGATAATAACAGCCCATTAAAAGATATTGAAAATATATTATGGTTTCAAGATCAGCCATTTATTTCTCCCCATATTGTTAATGACCTTCAGCTTTATCGGAAAATGAAAAGCCAAGGAATTCGTGTTAATTTAAGTGGAGATGGTGGAGACGAAATTATTTCACATGGAGGAAACTATTTAAGAGAATTGCTTTTTTCTTTTAAATTAAAAAAATTTCTAAAAGAATTATATGAATATTCAAATAGAGATAATTATAGTAAATTTAAGATTATATTTTCAGAAGTTATTCTCACTTTAATTCCATATTCTTTAAAAAAATATATTAGATTAATTTTTAAAAGAAATAAAATTTCTATAGTGAATGAAAAACTTTTAAAAGAATTTGAAATTAATAAATTTGATCTTGATGATCTTTTAGACTACTTAAGCAAACTTGATACAAAAAAATATCATTATTTCACAATCAATAACCCACTTAACCAAACAATATTTGGGATAATGAATAGAAGTTCAGCCAGATATAATATAGAAGGAAGATACCCTTTTTTTGATAAACGTCTAGTGGAGTTTTGTTATTCTCTTCCAACAGAAATGAAAATAAAATATGGTTGGGATAGATACATAATGCGTATTTCAATGAATAATATACTTCCACCTGAAATCCAATGGCGCCAAAAAAAAGCTGATTTAAATCATGTATATAAAAGGAATATCATACTATTCGAAAAACCCACTATCGAAAAAATAATATATAATACTAAAACCATTCAAAAATATTTAGATACGAAAAAAATTCAAAAAAGTTATGAAAAATATAAATTAAATAATAAAAAAAGTTTATTTGATATTTGGCTAGTTTTAGTAGCATATTTTTGGCTTAAATCAAAAAATTTTGAAATAGATGATTAA